The stretch of DNA cattCCAGAGCACAGGGGTAATGTGCTTTTGGGAATAACCAGCAGCAGTGTTGCTCATTTCCTGCTGAACTTGCTCTTTTGGGAGATAAAATCACGCTCAATTTGTAGTTTCTAATTCTGGTAAGTGAAATACGATGTGGTTACAAGTGTTCCCTCTGGAGGAAATTAAAGATCAGCTGTCTCTTTACCTTTTAGCTGTTGAAAAAATGTTGTGTAACACTTCTCTGCCTTCATCTGATACATTATCTGAGTAAACTGACTGTTGGGTTTAAAAGGGGGGATAAAACCTTGTCCCTGCAAACTCCCTATACCTTTAGCAAACAGCACCATGGTGTAACTATTTTTAGTGTTATCACACCTGGGAAGAAGGGATCACTTTGCAGGAGAAATCAGTTTTGTATTTGAGTCTGTGGTGATAACAGATTTCTCTCTTTGGGATATTCTATGTTTGCAGCCCAAAAGGGAAACAGAAGCAAGTGAAGATTCAACCTAAACCCAACCAAAATACCTCACTGCCCCTGACCAGGACTAACTCTTCAGTCTCATCTCATGGTGAGGAAATCCAGCCTTTCTCTTAGAGCAGCTTGTCTGTGCAGGTTGAGTCTTGTTCTCATGAGACACATGCAAAACCTGCCTGCTGAAGGAGCAAGGTCCTGAAATGTGTTGTCTGTAGGTTGTTTTAGCTGAGTTTGGCTGTTGGGCAGTCCTGGGGAAGGATCAGGGAATTGGGAACCCGAGTCTGGCTGTGATAAGAATTATTCCAGTGACAAAAGCTCAGACTTCCTCTGTATGGGCCTCTCTCATACAGCAGTGAAGGATAATGAATTAAATTAATCCTGCTTGGGGTTACACTCAGGAGGAATCTGTCTTTccatggctgcagagcagcttggtGAGATTGCCCTGACTTGGGCTGTTGACAGAACCTCCCCAGACACAGCCCTGTAAACAGAGCATAAAAATCACCCTGTCCCCTTGTGCTGTCCTGTCTGAAgtttcagatacagcagaagAACCTCTGGGTTCAGCCACTGGTGAAGAGCTGGAGGGTCAACCATCTTCATCAGGCTCAAATGCACAGAGCCGGAGTGGAAATGCCATAGACCCAGGGAAAGGCAGACCAGTCAGGAGCAAATCTACACCAGTGAAACAAGGTGAGAAAGAATAATTCTGTGCTGTGACTGACTGGTTTCACTAGAGATGAAAGATCTTGCTTCTGTCTGATGTTTATTGCCTCAGTGTAGCACTGTTTATATTCCTAAACCAtacaaaaaaattgaatttactTTGCTCCTTTACTCTGTGGTGTCTTGTCTGAGGTGTGGAATGCAGATGATTCCATGTATACCTTAAAAAGTCCTTTAAAACTTTAAAGTCCTTTCAGATAGAAAACTTGATTGCACTTAAACTCCTACAGTTCCTTCAGGAATTACAGACAGCAAACAAACCAAGAGAATTCCCACCACAGAGCCTTTGCCTTTATTAATCAAGCTGAAACcgaagatgaaaaaaattttacaaaaatatataaatatttttctcacttGCAAAACAAAGTAGTTGTGATTAGAAGGGAAACAGATCAGGTGTGGTAATCTGGGAGATGAGTTACTCAGAGTTTCCACCAAGGTGGGCACTACATGGGCGTTTCCTGAACCCTGGAGCCTTTCCCAAGTCCACACTCTTGTGCTGTAGCAGTGCTGGATGCTGCAGATGAGCTTTTCCTGTCTTAAAGAAGATATTTAATCTTCATTGTCACATTCATAACCCTGACAACATGGAGGATTTTGGGTCCCAAGCCAGCCAGATACTTTATTGAATTTTCATTTAAGGTGTTCAGCAATCCCTGTGAGCTTTCTTATGTCACTGACTTCCTTGAGTTATTCTTTCCATTAATATTCTCTGGACTAAGCCTTTTGAGAACATGCATTTGATAGGGAATAAATGCTGTTTGCACagtgttatttttatgtatgtataGTTTTGAAATGGATTTTAGAGTTTTCCTGCCTTGGCACCCCAGGCAGGATTCACCTGGCTGAGTTTTAGATGTTTGTGTCCAACCTGGTCACTCCAGGCTCCTTTTTTTGCCTGCATCTTCACTGAACTCTTGCTCAGGAGAGTTTGCAGTCATTGTTTCCAGATGAAAACTTTGTTTACTTTGGTAGATTTTCCTCTTAGAGCGCCTGCTTGTGTCCACAGCATGTGGGTGAATAATTCCCAGTGGATCATCCCTGAGCACACCTCAGAGACAGCTGAAGAGAATCCCAAAGGCAACTGCAGCAAATCCCACTTTTTGTGTCCTGTTTGGCTGTGGTGTGGTGCTGATGGggttattttgttattttgcttaGATCACTCTCCTGATGGGCCCCTCACCAACGGGGATGGCAGAGAACCCCGGGCAGGAGTCAAGAGGAAGCTGCTGAGCGCCTCAGAGGAGGATGAGCCcctggaggaggcagaggaggaggaggaggaggaaaagaagagagaattAAAGGAAAAGTCTGGTTTGTCTTCATCAGAAAGTGGGGAATCAggatccagctccagctctgacaGCAGAAGTGGCTCTGATTCCGACTCAGAATCAACCTCCAGGACAGACCAGGATTACATCGACGGCGACCATGACTACAGCAAAGTTGTGCaatccaaaaaacccaaacGCAAAATCAAACGGAAACTCACCGGGGGCAAACGGAATTGGCAGGGCCGAGGCACGGGGAGGAGGGGCAGATGGGGCAGGTGGGGCAGGTGGAGCAGAGGGGGCCGAGGGGGCAGAGGTGGAAGAGGCTGCGGCAGAGGAAGAGGCGGCGGccggggaggaaggagaggccGAGGAGGCCGAGGGGCCTCGCGAGGAGCCACCAGAGCCAAGCGCGCCCGGCTCGCCGACGACGAGTTTGAAAACCTCTTTGGGGGACAGTTTGGGGAGAACGTGTTTGGAGGGAGGTTCAGCCGACCCCCTCGGATCAAAACCAGGAACGAGGGCAGGAGAACTGTCCTGTACAACGATGACTCCGACAATGACAATTTTGTGCACACCGAGGATCCTTTGAACCTTGGTACTTCCAGGTCAGGCAGGGTGcggaaaatgacagaaaaagcCAGGGTCAGCCATCTCATGGGATGGAATTATTGACAGATGGAAAACTTTGGAacaattttaaaagaacttCAATGGCCTTCTACTGCAGGGATTTTACCAGAAATTCTACCAAGCAAGTTGTGCGGGGACTCCACTCACGTTTTCACAGTGGTGCTTTTCCATCCTGTcagtttgtgtttgttttaaagctTCAGATCTCCACACTTCATTGGTCAAAACAAGCCTTAGTCATTAGGCCttaaattacagaaattctTCCCCACACACTACGAGTTCATCACATTGCAGAGGCTTCCAGCTTCTCAGCAAGAACATGACATTTTCGAGTCACGCTTATGACTTTTCTCCCTcgttttgtttttgtattatAGAAATAGCACCTTCTTACAGAGTTTTTATGTGGTTTCTGCCATAAATCCTTAGACACAGTAATAATTATAACTTTTGCACAATACACCAATCCTAAAGGCAGCTATAAAATGTTTACAGTTTCTATATTGTAAGAAGGATCTGGATTATTTTAATCTTCCCAGGCCAAACGTTGATGGAAATGTGCTGAACTGAAGTATGTCCATACTACAGTTTTGGGGGTCCTGATGTGCTTTCTTATTGGTTCTTTATCCGTGTAAAAACAGTGACAAAGGGTTGGTGCCTTGTAAATATGTAGCAAACCTTTGATGTGGTGTGTCCTATGTGTGCATTAACTTTATTAAAAAGAGAATACTTGAGAAGTATGAATATCTAGACAAAAGGTGCCAAATGCAAAAGTTACTTGcatctattttctttttgtcctctCATATTTTTATAGTATTAATCGAGATTGTGCAGCTAAAGGGGTGACTTCAACATTTGAAAGGTTCCTCCTCTTCAAAGCATGATTTTTAATAGTAGCTCAGCTACCTCTTATTTACAACTACtggaaagtgaaaagaaaatagatGCTGTTATTCAGAGCATGGTGAAGAAGAGGCGAGAAGGAGCGTAGAGGGGTGGAATTTGTGAGTAGCTGTATCTTCCTTGTGTTGCCACCATGAAAACAAATGCAGTGGTTCTGAGAGGTGTTTGGGGCAGGTGGGGATTTGCTGTGCAGAGGGGCTGCTTGGCCCCACTGCCCCGTGCTCCATGGAAATGTGGTTTGGGCCCCCcggaggtgctgagggagctgttgCCCCCCCCAGACTGACTCTTGTGTCTCAAGCTTCCAGAAGAGAATTCCTGTTGCACTGTGCTCTTGTTGTCCTGGGAAATGCTGACTTGAAGCCCTGTGGCAGTGGTAGTGCAGTTGGTGAGGAGatccctgctctggctcctcGGGGACCTCGGCGGTGGCgtgggctgagctgcaggtgagcagcctcttccttccttcctgggcTCTCCTGGAATGGATGTGGGATTCCAGTTTGCTCCCCTTGTCTGACAGTTCAGAGCCAGGTTACAGAGAGAACAAGTCAGAACAGACTACAAAGTTCCAGTGGAGTTTTTCAAGgttttttaggggtttttttttaagctttcatCCAATATCCTGAAGTTCTTCTGTGCACAGCTTGGTCAATAATTCTGGAAAACCTCAGGCAGCAAAGAGTGACCCATGTATATTCTCAGATGCAGaaggaatttaatttttgaCTTTCTATATTAAGCACTAGCTATTTTATCTcgctttccaaaaaaaaaaatcctagttAGATGCAAAAAtgacttgaaaataaaaaaaagcagaggTTTAGTTTTGTGATGGAGGAGAGTATATCCTAAATTGCTCATTAATATGAGTTTATGGTACAGTACAAAACCCACACTTTTAATTTTGTAAGGAGTGTTTGGAATCAGCTATAATCCATTGGTAGACTTGATTTGGTTTTTGATGGGGGGGgggtggggaaaaaaccaagtGCAGATGCTCTCCTAGTTCTGTGTTGGGCTTTAAAGTAGAAACACCTGTCCTATCATCTCTCtcatatatctgtatatatacacgcatttatatttataaatgtattaTTTGTTTGACTGATTGGTCCTTTTACATATGGTAACCAGGAATAGCATGTATGCATCGGTCCATAGTTGGAATCATATCCCTTAGATCAGTCCTGTGAGCTAATGTAAACACTATGGGTTCTATCCTAAAGCCTGAAAAGCTTGAAAtgcaaaagaaatgcttttttcctctatttctgACTGGCCGAAAATCCAgttattcttatttattttgtgtaGGGGTTGGGGAGAGAGAAACCACAGGGATTCCAGAGAAATCATTTTATAAGTTGGTGTATTTTAGCAGCAATTAGAGTAAgattaaatatgtttttaactGTATCTTTTCTCTGTACTGTGAAGATACCAGTGAAGCATCACTTTGCTGTGGCGTAAGTATTACTGTGTCCCATGACTATGAGCTAGAGCAGGGGGTGCTGGGACAGCAGAATTTAGtgtaaaaattgaaaaaaaaagcttcttttttttttgtgcatgaGAACCTTTTATAAGCATGACAAATAACTTGGGTTTAGAGCTGTTCTTTTTGCTTGGATTTGTGTCTGGATTCTTTCTCTGAGTTGGGCAGTTGATTTCTTACAGTTCTGTGGAATAATTATACTTTTGTAGGAACTTGGATGCtctcaaatcccaaatcctaTCAGGAGCCGCTTGTGGGTGTGGTAAACTGAGGATGAGCCCACCAGGTGCAGCAGAAGCAGGATTTAAAGTGATTTAAACCAACCAaaagctgagctctgggcaggctgcagAGTCAGTAATGTCTTTCCTTGAACTCTCCACAAAAACCTCCAGGCTCTGCCTAAGGAATGGGATTTAAGGTCTGATTGTCAATGGGGTTCCTGGGGGTGAGCAGGCAGGCCAGGAGCTCCTCAGTTCCTGCAGATGTTTGGGCATTGGTGCCTCTGTTCCCTTGAGATGTCCCACTGGCAGATCCAATCCTGACTGCTGGGACACCTTGGGAAAGGCCCCAGGCCCCACACTCCATCCTGCAGAGACAGGGCTGAAATCCTGGGTGTCTTTGCTCTCAGCTtctcccagccccagtcccctgtccctgcagctcccctttCTCTCCAGACCAGGGCATGGATGGCAGAGCTTGTTTGGCAGGAGTGAAGTGCTGTTGTCTTGGATatgagggaaaatattttcatgggaAGAGTGGTCAGGCAgtggaagaggctgcccagggaggtggcagagtcTCCATCCAAGAACTGAGCGCGTGTGGCCCTTGGTGGTTCAGTGGCCATGATGGGATGTGATtgaaggttggacttgatgatcttggagccttttccaaccttaacaattccATTATTCAGCCCAAACTTCacctgctttttattttctccatcgccatttattttcttctttgccaTGCCCCACCTCTGTCCTGTAGTTTCCTTTTATAggctatttatttattctcttgGAAACTTTGGGTATCatgatgaattttattttggCTGCCAGGCTGTTAGGTTTAATCCAAACCTTTCTGTTGGTGCTTGAACTCGGATGAATTTGGGCAGTTTTTATCCCTCCTCCCTCTTTCCATCACTCCTTTCTCCATCAGCCAAGCAGAGGCCACCCCCTAATCCCAACCACCCCCACCCTGCAGACACAAAAACTAAAAAGAATTGGGGAGAAATAATTATTGGAGGATTTTTGGCTGCTTCAAATTCTGCATCCTGTTTGCATTGTTTCATTTTCCTGGAATGTTTTCCTCAATGTccatctcagctgctcctcctgtgggGAAGCAAAAGGGCTGAGTAGTTCAGAGAGCAAGGAAAGGAGCTGGCACCAGGGGTGTGGCAGAgagtttttaattaattttaaaaattaaaatatttggagGCTCTCTTGACTCCCAAAAACAAGATGACCCTTGCAAAGCATTTGGATCTATCGGGAATGTCCCTGTGCTCCAAATAACAGAatattaatgtaaaaaaataattttaaatcacTAATTTTTGATAAAAACTTGATTCATTCCATCTTTGAGTGGTGAACACCAAGGAAAAGTAAACAGCTGTAGGTTTGAGGATGTTGTGTACTGATATCTGGAGTGTCCTGTCATGAATTCCATGGGTTAAAAACGTCTTTGTGTGTttacattttatctttttatttaaaaaacatccTGCAGAGTTTTATAAAATACTGATGATTTCCTGAAGGAGCAGTTAATCCTCCAGGGCTGACTCTATATTTAATAGGTAGGGAGCTGTTGTTGTGTTCTTACAATGTGTATTATAGCAAATCCCTGCGCATGAGCGACAGAGGCTTTTCAACTCTTCAATATATCCAAGGTTTACACATGGTAAAAAAACTCCTTTATGTATAGTAAGTAACAGCCTGCAAAATTTAGTCTAAAAACTCGTCCTTTTTTAGTCTTAGAAATGCAAAGACCTGTTGGAAGCTTGTATATTTTTACTACGTCGCGTTCGGCCCACAGCGAACTCACACAACTGTGCTATGAATCcctgaaaaatttaaatttccagTGGGAATTGCTGTCACAGCCTTAACTCTAGTGTTCTAAAAATGGtgctgaaatacatttttgtgtGTGGATGTGGGTACCTGATCCGAGTCTGTGAGACTTCCAAGGCAAACCAAGCACTTGGAGTTACTACTCCTGGTAGTAACTGCAGCCACGCTGGGGAGCTGGCAAATGTGTAAATAGTTGGGAAATAATTCCACCAGTGGGAAATCAGGAGCAGTtcctgggtttgggggttttcaCTGGCAAGCACTGCAGATCTTCCTGGGTTTGGGTCTGTGAGGAGCTGTTTGGGGGGAGGGAGGTGAGATCCTGCCAGAATATTCACAGGTAAAATCCAAATCTGCAGTTTCTCTTCCTAAAATTCTTCCTCAGAGAGTGGTGGCTGCTCGGGTGTGTTCAGAACTCAGTGTCTGaggattatttttctgtagaaatattAATTCAGGCTCTTCATTCCTCCATGAGTCATTAGAGCAGATTTCATGTAGAAATACCACTTGATGTCAGAGCAAAATTCACATGATTTAGGCTCTCCAGGTCGTGTTCTGGATTTAAAATACTccaaaaaaatgcacaaaactaTTAGAATTATGTCTACtttctatattatttttttttaaggtgatATTTATGCCCATATCTTCACATCCGCTATCTCAGGTCCCTTTAATGAATACTTCAGGGATTTTGATGCCACATGTTGGCAGACCAAATGTAATATTTATATGCAATGAGCTGTTAGTTTTTTGTATTGTACAAATGTAAatttgtaaagatttttttctagaGTTTTTTTGAAGTCACTGATGTAATCTAGGatgtttcattttccagctgtgggattgtcttaataaaaaaaaaataaaaagagaaactcTTACTTTGGTTTTGCATTGCTTCCTGAGTAGTTGACACATTagaaggtaaaaaataaaaaggtaggTAGAATGGAGGttttaaggttaaaaaaaattgctttctgaCGCAACTGGCTAATTTTATAGTTTTAATTGAAAGTTTTATTAACTGGATATAGAAACTTTATTTATAAATGGATTGAGAAGCTTATATAGTCTTGagcaggatgggatggagaCCCTCACCCCCATCACCATCCAGTCTGGCTCCAGAATCccatttttctgggaaaaaagggTAGAAGCAGCTAATCATTTCTTGGAAAAAGAAGGGGAATATGCCTGAAAGTGCTGTGAAATTACTAAAAATGCCATGaaaggagcaggggaggaggaggaggctctgGGCAAGGTCCCTCAGCCACTGTGGGACACGGGTGGGTTCAGGTGGTGACAGCTCCAGGGAAAGGTTGTTCCTGTTGTTACCTAAGGGATATTTCATGGGAAACAAGGAATTACTCCTCTGCTCTTGCCCTTGATAAACAGCAGTGATAAGATTGTTTAaacagggattttgggggtggatggggctgggtttgtgcaGAACTGCTGGGGAGGCTCCGTGCTCAGCCAGGGGCAGGTGCTGACAATAAATACATGGAATAAATATtctcagcaggaatttcttcctggaaaggGTGGCCAGGCATtggaaggagctgcccagggaggtttggagtcctcacccctggaggtgtccaaggaaggatggaggtggcactcagtgctctgggctgtgacAAGTTGGGCATTGGGTACAGGTTGGACTCGGTGGTCTGGGAGGCCTTTCCCAGCATtaatgattctgggattctgtcaTTCTAATTTGACTTTTCCCCTCATTAATCTGCTGACTTATTTGACATTTCACTTTATTGTGCTGATTCCAGTGGCATTTCCTCTCTGATGGGAATGAATATCTCCATTTTAACACAACACTCATCCTCCAAACCCCAGGGACAAAAGGgccttttttcctattttcttttaattttttttttttttattgatggTTACAGAGAACAAAATTAAACTTGTTTTGCAGAGATGCTGGAGCCCCCCTTTATGTACATCCATCAGATGGCATTGGAGGGAAGGAATTCTACTCCCTTCAGACCTGCTTGACCTTTGCTAAACCTCCCTTGGCTGTCCCTCTGTCGATATTATTGATTTGATATTATATTGATATTATATCATAGTTGTTGTATACTTTATATCATCATGTTAAGGTCATATGGGATAATGCAcattataaaatacattatataAAATACCAGAGTGACAGAGAACAGCAATTTTCCCCATGCACTTTGGAAATGCATTTTGTAGAAGCACcttttaaaaggtattttttatAGATGTTTTAGAATTCAGCTGtgatttttattcatttcagCAGCGAGTGGACTCAGCACTGCCTTGCAGTGATGTTGGGACAGCTGGGTCATACCAAAGCTCATTTCCAGCTTGGAAACCCCAGGAGCATCTTTTTGAATTCACCCTCACCACCGGAGCCTTCCcgagctgcagagcagggaaaggccaagctctgcctccatccctgtTCAGTTCCCAACAGGAACGGCGTGACccgagctccaggagtgttggACAGCGCCTCGGGCCAGGGTGGGATTTTCGaggatgctgctgtgcagggccaggcgctgggtgggattttgggggatgctgctgtgcagggccaggcgCTGGGCTCCGTgatccctgcaggtccctgccagcccGGCAGAGTCACTGACTCCGTGTCATTTGCCCTTCATTTGGTACATCCAGGAGCTGGGTTTGGTACATTGTGAGGCCGCGGCAGTCTGGAGCGGGCCGGAGGCGTTTGGAAGGCCGGGGGTACCGGGTGGGTCACCCCCTCCGTGCCCCGTCTGTCGGGACTCCTGGGTGTCCTTGTTCCTGGGTGAATGAAAGCGTCTTTGTGCCGAGCCTCGGTGGATCAGGTGAGGAGCCGCAGCCCGGCCCGTGACGCAGGTGCGGGTGGTGCTGGCAGCGCTCCCGGCCCGGGCCTTTCCCCCGCTCTGCCCGGGACGAGCCCTTCCCTCCACCGGCCGTGCCTGGCCGGGGCTGACGCAGGACCTGCCCTCCTCCATCAATATTTGCTCTGGGGCCAGCAGGGAAGGCTCGCAGCACTCCCGCAGCCTCACACGTCCCCGCAGACGGTGCCGGAGCCCCGCGCAGCATGAGGGACCGGCTGGCGGAGCTGCAGCAGCGAGTGGCGGCCGAGGGGGACCCGCACGACGACTCCCTGAGCTTCGACAACCCCGCGTTCGTCGGGGACGACGCCAGCCCCGTGGGCCGGGCGCTGCGGGAGGCGGCCGAGCTGTGGCGGGCGCTGGAGCGGCTGGAGCAGCTCTCGGAGAGCATCGACAGGACGCAGCAGTCggtgctgtgctgcacctcGGAGGAGAGCATCGCCCGCGAGAAGAGCGGCCTCGGAGCGGCCCGCGCCGCCTTCGCCCGCCAGGCCGCGGCCCTGCAGCCCCGGCTGGGAGCGCCGCCGGCGGCCCCGGTCGGGGGCTCGGGGCGAGCGGGGCCCCGCGTCCGCCAgacccagctgtggctgctgctgcgcCGCTACGGCGCCGTCCTCGCCCGCCACTACGCCCGGGAGAGCCGCTACCGGCACCGGCTGAAGGAGCAGATCCAGAGGCAGGCGGAGCTGGCGGGCATCAACCTGGGCGCCCAGGACGTGGATCTGCTGGCCGAGAGCCCGCAGGGGCCTCGCATCGTCGGCCGCGACCTGGAGGAGCTCAAGGCCAAGCATCACCTGGGCCTGGCCCAGGCGCGGCAGCGGCAGCTCATGGAGCTGGAGgcgcagctgctggagctgcgcGGGCTGTTCGTGCagctggaggggctgctggcccagcagcacGGCGCTGCCGACAGCGTGGAGCAGCACGTCCTGCGCACCCTGGACTACGCGGCCCAGACGG from Ammospiza nelsoni isolate bAmmNel1 chromosome 15, bAmmNel1.pri, whole genome shotgun sequence encodes:
- the LOC132079874 gene encoding syntaxin-1B-like — translated: MRDRLAELQQRVAAEGDPHDDSLSFDNPAFVGDDASPVGRALREAAELWRALERLEQLSESIDRTQQSVLCCTSEESIAREKSGLGAARAAFARQAAALQPRLGAPPAAPVGGSGRAGPRVRQTQLWLLLRRYGAVLARHYARESRYRHRLKEQIQRQAELAGINLGAQDVDLLAESPQGPRIVGRDLEELKAKHHLGLAQARQRQLMELEAQLLELRGLFVQLEGLLAQQHGAADSVEQHVLRTLDYAAQTGGGVKRAAKYQRPSRRSALLRAALGLCSCCPCLPCPGRGLR